A single window of Apus apus isolate bApuApu2 chromosome 18, bApuApu2.pri.cur, whole genome shotgun sequence DNA harbors:
- the INTS2 gene encoding integrator complex subunit 2 isoform X2: MVPVLQPLPPVCRGLIKNGERQDEESVGGRRRTEALRHLCKMNPSQALRVRGMVVEECHLPGLGVALTLDHTKNEASDDGVSDLVCFVSGLLLGTNAKVRTWFGTFIRNGQQRKRDNISSVLWQMRRQLLLELMGILPTVRSTHIVEEADVEMDPNVSVYSGLKEEHVVKASALLRLYCALMGIAGLKPTDEEAEQLLQLMTSRPPATPAGVRFVSLSFCMLLAFSTLVSTPEQEQLMVMWLSWMIKEEAYFESISGVSASFGEMLLLVAMYFHSNQLSAIIELVCSTLGMKIVIKPSSLSRMKTIFTQEIFTEQVVTAHAVRVPVTGNLSANITGFLPIHCIYQLLKSRSFTKHKVSIKDWIYRQLCETTTPLHPQLLPLIDVYINSILTPASKSNPEATNQPVTEQEILNVFQGLSGGENTRLAQQYSITTQLLVLYYVLSYEEALLANTKILAAMQKKPKSYSSALMDQIPIKYLIRQAQGLQQELGGLHSALLRLLATNYPHLCIVEDWICEEQITGTDALLRRMLLTNIAKNHSPKQLQEAFSMLPGNHTQLMQIVEHLTLLSAGELIPYAEVLTSNMNLLLDAGVPRRILQTVNKLWMVLNTVMPRRLWVMTVNALQPSVKIVRQQKYTQNDLMIDPLIVLRCDQRVHRSPPLMDITLHMLNGYLLASKAYLNAHLKETAEQDIRPSQNNPMGPEAPEVTREELKNALLAAQDSAAVQILLEICLPTEEEKAQSRNSHSLLKTVHNTTGPKSPEVEEEEEEEEDSLLCNLREVQCLICCLLHQMYIADPNIVKLVHFQGYPCELLALTVAGIPSMHICLDFIPELIAQPELEKQIFAIQLLSFLCIQYALPKSLSVARLAINVMGTLLTVLTQSKRYVFFMPTLPCLVSFCQAFPPLYDDIMSLLIQIGQVCASDVATQTRDFDPIITRLQQLKEKPHDVSGLCKDSSSKRDVSSMDPDVRLCQCVENTIIDIINMSVSGV, from the exons ATGGTGCCTGTTCTGCAGCCCTTACCTCCCG TCTGCAGGGGTTTGATTAAGAATGGTGAACGGCAGGATGAGGAGAGCGTTGGCGGCCGGCGCAGGACTGAAGCGCTTCGCCACCTGTGCAAGATGAACCCTTCCCAAGCTCTGCGGGTCCGAGGGATGGTG GTGGAAGAGTGTCACCTACCGGGTCTCGGTGTGGCTTTGACCTTGGATCACACCAAAAATGAAGCTTCAGACGATGGAGTGAGTGACCTGGTGTGTTTTGTGAGTGGTTTGCTCCTTGGAACAAACGCAAAGGTTCGGACTTGGTTTGGGACTTTTATCCGAAATGGCCAACAG agaaaaagagataatATCAGTTCTGTGCTTTGGCAAATGaggaggcagctgctcctggagctcATGGGAATCCTTCCCACGGTTCGCAGCACACACATTGTTGAAGAAGCAGATGTTGAGATGGACCCAAACGTGTCTGTGTACTCAGGACTGAAGGAGGAGCACGTGGTGAAGGCCAGCGCGTTGTTACGCCTCTATTGTGCTTTGATGGGAATTGCTGGGCTGAA GCCAACTGATGAAGAGGCTGAGCAGCTACTGCAGCTGATGACCAGCCGCCCTCCTGCAACCCCAGCTGGCGTTCgctttgtctctctctccttttgcaTGCTTCTGGCCTTCTCCACCCTTGTCAG caCCCCAGAACAGGAGCAGCTCATGGTGATGTGGCTTAGCTGGATGATAAAGGAAGAAGCTTACTTTGAAAG CATTTCTGGTGTGTCTGCTTCTTTTGGGGAGATGCTTCTCTTGGTAGCCATGTATTTCCATAGTAATCAGCTCAGTGCTATCATTGAATTGGTCTGCTCCACCCTGGGAATGAAG ATCGTTATTAAGCCCAGCTCACTCAGCAGAATGAAGACAATTTTCACACAGGAGATTTTCACTGAGCAG GTTGTTACAGCCCATGCAGTTCGTGTGCCTGTTACAGGCAACCTCAGTGCCAACATCACTGGGTTTTTACCAATTCACTGCATTtaccagcttttaaaaagtcGGTCCTTCACCAAGCACAAAGTATCCATTAAG GACTGGATCTATAGGCAGCTCTGTGAAACCACCACCCCACTCCAtcctcagctgcttcctctTATTGATGTCTACATTAACTCTATTCTTACTCCTGCATCTAAATCCAACCCAGAGGCCACAAATCAGCCTGTCACTGAACAGGAGATACTGAATGTTTTTCAAGGACTCTCTGGG GGTGAAAATACTCGTCTAGCTCAACAATACAGCATCACCACCCAGCTGCTTGTCCTCTACTATGTCCTGTCCTATGAAGAAGCACTTCTGGCAAACACCAAGATCCTAG CTGCtatgcagaaaaaacccaagtcTTACTCTTCAGCTCTAATGGATCAGATTCCAATCAAGTACCTCATCCGGCAggcacaggggctgcagcaggagctgggag GTTTGCATTCTGCACTGCTACGCCTCCTGGCAACTAACTACCCACACCTCTGCATTGTGGAAGACTGGATCTGTGAGGAACAGATCACGGGCACTGATGCCTTGCTGAGGAGGATGCTTCTTACAAACATTGCCAAGAATCACTCTCCCAAACAGCTCCAGGAAG CATTTTCCATGCTGCCTGGAAATCATACCCAGCTGATGCAGATCGTAGAGCATTTGACTCTTCTCTCAGCTGGGGAATTGATCCCTTATGCAGAAGTATTGACATCAAACATGAATCTCTTGCTGGATGCTGGAGTCCCTCGGAGGATCCTTCAGACTGTCAATAAACTTTGGATGGTTCTTAACACTGTGATGCCAAGAAG GTTGTGGGTGATGACTGTCAATGCTCTGCAGCCTTCAGTAAAAATAGTCCGGCAGCAGAAATACACTCAGAATGATCTGATGATTGATCCTTTGATTGTACTAAGATGTGACCAGAGAGTTCATAG GAGTCCTCCTCTGATGGATATAACTTTGCACATGTTGAATGGATATCTTCTTGCTTCAAAAGCTTACCTTAATGCTCAcctgaaagaaacagcagagcaggacatcAGGCCATCCCAAAACAATCCAATGGGCCCAGAGGCCCCAGAAGTTACaagggaagaattaaaaaatgcattgctTGCTGCTCAG gacagtgctgctgtgcagatTCTTCTAGAGATCTGCTTACCtacagaagaagagaaagcccAGAGCAGAAATAGCCACAGTTTGCTAAAGACTGTTCATAATACCACAGGGCCTAAGAGTCCAGAagtagaggaggaagaagaagaagaagaagacagCTTGCTGTGTAATCTTCGAGAGGTCCAGTGTCTCATCTGCTGTCTGCTGCATCAGATGTATATAGCTGACCCCAACATAGTCAAACTAGTTCATTTCCAG GGGTATCCATGTGAACTTCTGGCACTCACAGTGGCAGGGATTCCATCCATGCACATCTGCCTGGATTTTATACCCGAGCTCATTGCCCAGCCTGAGCTTGAAAAACAG ATATTTGCCATCCAGTTACTTTCCTTCCTGTGTATCCAGTATGCACTGCCTAAATCCCTCAGCGTGGCTCGTTTAGCTATCAATGTGATGGGAACCCTGCTGACAG TTTTAACTCAGTCGAAGCGCTACGTTTTTTTTATGCCAACCCTGCCTTGTTTGGTGTCCTTCTGTCAAGCCTTTCCTCCTCTGTACGATGATATAATGTCTCTGCTGATACAGATAGGACAAGTTTGTGCCTCTGATGTGGCTACACAGACCAGAGACTTTGACCCAATTATTACAC GTCTGCAGCAACTAAAGGAGAAGCCACATGATGTGTCAGGACTTTGTAAAGATTCATCTAGCAAAAGGGACGTGTCCAGCATGGACCCTGATGTTCGGTTGTGCCAGTGTGTAGAAAATACTATCATTGACATCATTAACATGAGTGTAAGTGGAGTTTAG